The Quercus lobata isolate SW786 chromosome 9, ValleyOak3.0 Primary Assembly, whole genome shotgun sequence region GAATGGTGGAAAATGATTTCCAGATTTTGTGTTATTTTCCCTTGacttcgaaattttttttccattgacTATGATTTTTTGTCTATAAAAGTGCCAAACATCAGTCCTTCCTTACTGATACTTGATTGTTGGTactttttattgtaaaatttggaCTGATGTTTTAGGTACTTTTGTAGCTAATAACATATGAAGTGATACATCAACtgtctccaaaaaaaattatcacttttAGTGTTGATCAATGAACACTCAAGGAAGGAGCTCTCCATTCATTGGTACCATCAactgttatggatgtgtagaaAAAGGCTATCTGGGGAAGCAATTGGAGGGATCTTTTGTAGAAGTTCTTTGTGGATTCTGTCCTTGGAAAAGGTCAAATGTCAGTTTAAATAAGTATTTTGGGGCTCATAGATGGATCATGTTTGTGGAGTTTCTCTATCTATAGAcagtttaaattattttcttttttataagtagCAAATAATCTCCAGTTTAGAAATTTCCTTTTGGTCCAAAGTCCCACTGATTTTGAAATTGCCTCACTTCCTATCAAGTCTGCTGATTTTGTAACCTTCGTGGGGGTGCAAAGGGGTTCACAGCTATTAAAGATGATTGAGGATAAAAGCGAGTCTTGAATTCTAATAGTGAGGCCCCCTTTTATTGACTTTGCTATTTTATCTTCTGCATTAAAGAATGTGACTCTTAATGAAGCATGTTGTTTGTCAATCTCTTGTATAAATTAGCATGTACACTTGGATTGTTTCCATATCTGCTTGTAGATGCTAAGCATATACTTTTGTGATTTTAATGATATAGCATTTTTAATTATTGCAACTTAATTTTATAAGAAGATTGAGGGTTTACAGTTGGTAGGGATCAATTCTTAGATCCATGCCTCCCAAAACACTCATGTGTGCTTTGTGCATCTGTTCAAGGTTTTTTACAACTAAATTTAGCATTTCTCTGTGCACCAAATTAGGATTTTATCTACCTTATTCTGGTAACGTATTTACTCGATTTCAGGGATTGCCTAAAAGTTTATCATCCAGAATGTGTGGGAAAGGATGATTCATTCATGGAGAATGAAGAGCCCTGGAATTGTAGTAAGTCAATCATAACTATCGTGATGATATTTAGTCCACTTGTTAATAATCTGTCAGAATGCTTTATAATCAAGAGAACACAACATAAAAGGGGGAACTTTATTTCTCTGAAAGGTCCAACCAGAGGACTCACTcaaaatcataccctaaacttCTCTGGAAAGCTCTTGAGAAGGCAAAAGGCCTGTCCTATACAGTTACATGCCCAAGAATTGATAAGCAAAATGGTTTGTTTTCATAAATAACTCTTTGCAAGTATAAGCAATATACTGCCAGGAAGCTATATGATTACAGAAATCAAAGTTCTGACCTTGCAATCGACATCAAAGTTCTGCCATTAATTTTCCTCTTCATGTTTGTTTTGCATTGGAGAATTTATATACAccagattaaataattataaagatTTATGTTTCAGATAGGCATTCTTGCTTAATATGCCAAAACACAGcaaaattttattgtgtttgCTGTCCAAATGCGGTATGTGGATGCTGCATTGGTGAAGTTGAGTTTGCACCTGTTAAAGGGAAGAAAGGATTCTGTGACAACTGTTTggagcttcttcttcttgctgAACAAAATGCGGATTATGATTCTGATGGGGTATGTATAGGAATTTTACAACTTCCATTAGAAAGTTCTGGAAGTCTTATTATTGCAATATGTTCTATACCAATACCACCTGGATGTTATCTCTCTACAGTTTTAATTTGTCTTTGTgccttttgttttcttagtttttaataCAGACCCCCACCATATGTAGTCCCAGAATGTTTGTGTTGTGAGTGTTGAGTCCCACACAGaggaaaaagtaaagaaagtgaGTAGATGATATACATATTGGGCATAACCCTTTGGCTTATGCTTTTGGGTTGGTGAGTGGTATCCCAACATGTGTATCAACACACTTTTAGTGGACTCCTTAGGCATTGCTCTTCCCCAACATTATGGCTGCTTGTACCTTACCTCATGATTGATGACACATTATAGAATATAGTGCTGTCAGCTTAGTAAATCATaaagaaagggaagaaaagTAAGCGTATTAACTATCTAATTGCATGTATTTATTTCACTGCAAAATAATTACATGTTTATTTGAGGGATAAGGATAATTCATCGATgaaattagaaaaacaagaggaaaaaaggggagaaaaacTGCATCAGAAGTTAATTTGATGTAAGAGACgcaagaagatttttatttagtattatttatgtttgcaagccaattgtatttttatgttttaggtcctagtagtttattaggctattaatattttaatttggaagcaaggttattttcgtaataaggcaattagggtttcctaaccaattagaactagggtttagcaatcctttataagcaacctattgtactccttgaggagttagttgatattttgataaatgaaaaaatggcTGTTTGGTCTTTCTTTATTCTAGTGTTGACTCCAGGTCtaccctaggtgctgactcctagtggttttCTTACTTGGTACTGACTCCAAGCAaggcctaggtgctgactcctaagtcatatccctttattttattgttgttttcagttttgttctggttgtcctgCTTCATAATTACCTCTTGTTGTGTAGTTGTTCATTTTGAggggcttttttttctttaaaattttcattcccccttTTTTTAGTTTGGGGAGCATATGCTTGTTTTGATGTTTGTTTCTTATGATTGCAGGAAAAGGTGGATTTCAATGACCGAGAAACATATGAATGTCTATTTAAGGAATATTGGGATAtaataaaaggaagagaaggcTTGACTGTCGACAATGTGTATTCTGCAGATGCCCAGTTAAAGAAGAGAGGACGCTGCTCCGATTCAGTTAGAATAGGCAAGGCCAAAGAATgtaaaaaactgaaaatctcTGAGAAGGCATTAGGAAAAAAGAAGGTGTCTAAAGCAATAGAATTTATAGGATGGGGATCAAGCCCTCTCATTAAGTTCCTCACATCCATTGGTAAAGATACAACCAAACAATTATCACAATATGATGTGGAGTCTATCATCTCTGGATATATTCAAGAGAAAAAcctttttcacccaaaaaagaagaggaggatACTTTGTGACCCAATGCTGTATTCTCTCTTCAGAAGGAAATCAGTGGATAAGAACCAAATATATAGTCTCCTGGACATCCATTTTGTTGCTAACTTGGAGCAATCAGAAGACGATGAAAGTGAGGATGAAGATGAAATCATTTTAGGAGAGAAAAAGAACGAACATATTACAGCAGCATTTAAGAAACAGAAAACATTGAGCTCAAACAGAACATGTCAGGAAGAGGAAGTGAATCGTACTGTGAAAGAGAGCGGTTTTGCATCTATGGTTGCTGAAAATATCAAACTTGTCTACTTAAGGAAGAGCTTGGTGGAAAGGCTACTGAAGCAGCCTGAAAGTTTTGATTGCAAGGTAGTGGGAAGTTTTGTGAGAACAAAAACAGACCCCACAGATTATCAGCGACGTACGTCTCATCAGCTCTTACAAGTTAGAGGTAATTGTAGCAGGCAATTTAGTCTTAGCAATTTTTTGATAACGGCAGATAAAATAGTGGTTTCTATGTACTTTGGACCATTTAGATTCTCTTTAAAgtaaatctcttttttatttatttgatgatgCAGTAATATGTTCTTCAAGTCATTTTAGTACAGTTTCATCAAAAAGTGTTCTCTTTCCaagtttctgttttcttttatattaagttatgtttttctctttatccCGTTAGGCATAAAGAAAAACGCAAGTGAAGTTCTACTGCAAGTCTCTAATATGCCAATAGACCTTAACATCGCTATACTTTCTGACTGTGACTTCACTAAGGTAACAGAACTGTTTGGAAGTAATCTTTCTTAAAGTTATGATATGATTTGTAAAATCCTATTTTAAAATCAAAGATTGTTGTTTTTCTGTCACTCTTCACATGCATCATTTGATCTGCTTAAACTTAAATGCAACTCTTGCTGGCTTGGTGTTGATCACATTGACTACAatcagaaaaataaagaacaaatttCTAGGagttgtgttttgtatttttaggtTGGTTGATTAGGTTCTTCTAGGACATGGTGTCTTCTGATGGTTGGATTTGCTTGTTATTGATCTCTTGATCCACACTAATTTTATCACAAATTCTTGCTGACAATGGCATACTGACCTCCTTATCACTTATCAGATTTATTTCTTAGACATATGCTTATGCATCCCTAAAATAAAAGtcagggagagagagaaagttacTTCTATGTTTTGCATGTAAGCATGCTTAAACAAGCACAAAGTTGAGAGATTTCAATTTTGTACGTTAGGGAATATCTATTAATTTCACAATAGTAGGAGAGCAGAATGATCTTGAGTTAACATACTGCTGTCTCACTGTCAGTTTTCTGTTTGGATTCATCATAATTGTCATAAGGCTCCCTTTTTGTCCTCCAAAAATCCCTAGTAGGATTTTATTTTCAACTGAAATTTACACCAAAGAATTCCGTTTAACAAAATATTGGACTTGGTTTAAACTAATATGTAACGCCCCAAAATCATAAGCAATAAAAGCCTATTTAAtctgaataatccataaaaatattaaataaaagaaactagcAACCTTGAATCTGATCACAAGAGTCAGAGCCCTAattcaccaaatacaaaacatcctcaaaaataattctccaatacaatgtttaatgccataaaataataataaaatctttaGTTCTACAAAAATAGTTCGTAACTTCTGTCTCCCAAGAATCTCTACTCCAGTAATCCGTCTAATGTATCTGTAATGAGAAATAAAGGaggggtgagataactcaataagtggaattcactaacattggggtgtgggaacaaaccttttaaataaataattctttcaacaaattcacaacttgtaactcatcaatattttgtcatcaaatatttcatgtaaaagaaaataatatctttatattgtgagccatcataatatataCAGTCATATAAACACTTTTCTAGGCTTTTCTCATGGTCAACGTTTACGCCCCGTTGACAGGGTTGTGCTGTCCCCTTTTTGGGACTGGAACCTCCTTTTCATCCCATTTCTTAAGGATGGCTCCTTTGGAACCTAAAGGTGCATTCCCTTGCTAAGGATCTTCctttttggatcctcaatagtatactcccttgctaaggagctattAAATGTGCACTGTCCCCTTTTGGGaccgtcccttgctaaggactagctGCAGTATAATTGTCCATAGCTAAGGACTAAATACCATACTGAGCTTCTAATCAcgacttgccataggttttcaaaacatatacaAGATGCTCACATAAATAATCCATTCAAGATACTCataaaaataatccattcataattctcgaaaatataaggatatattcacacatacaaatttaaataaatttaggttgtcccac contains the following coding sequences:
- the LOC115962137 gene encoding uncharacterized protein At5g08430 isoform X2 — translated: MKKQRKQKKIIKDRDSEDWCFECKDGGKLMICDYRDCLKVYHPECVGKDDSFMENEEPWNCNRHSCLICQNTAKFYCVCCPNAVCGCCIGEVEFAPVKGKKGFCDNCLELLLLAEQNADYDSDGEKVDFNDRETYECLFKEYWDIIKGREGLTVDNVYSADAQLKKRGRCSDSVRIGKAKECKKLKISEKALGKKKVSKAIEFIGWGSSPLIKFLTSIGKDTTKQLSQYDVESIISGYIQEKNLFHPKKKRRILCDPMLYSLFRRKSVDKNQIYSLLDIHFVANLEQSEDDESEDEDEIILGEKKNEHITAAFKKQKTLSSNRTCQEEEVNRTVKESGFASMVAENIKLVYLRKSLVERLLKQPESFDCKVVGSFVRTKTDPTDYQRRTSHQLLQVRGIKKNASEVLLQVSNMPIDLNIAILSDCDFTKEECEDLQQMVENGLLKKPTVVELEQKARSLHEDITKHWIEMELVKLQKCIDRANEKGWRAEYPFMEQNRTSQETVRTGTIIKSGAKGHCRDGRAQI
- the LOC115962137 gene encoding uncharacterized protein At5g08430 isoform X1 is translated as MKKQRKQKKIIKDRDSEDWCFECKDGGKLMICDYRDCLKVYHPECVGKDDSFMENEEPWNCNRHSCLICQNTAKFYCVCCPNAVCGCCIGEVEFAPVKGKKGFCDNCLELLLLAEQNADYDSDGEKVDFNDRETYECLFKEYWDIIKGREGLTVDNVYSADAQLKKRGRCSDSVRIGKAKECKKLKISEKALGKKKVSKAIEFIGWGSSPLIKFLTSIGKDTTKQLSQYDVESIISGYIQEKNLFHPKKKRRILCDPMLYSLFRRKSVDKNQIYSLLDIHFVANLEQSEDDESEDEDEIILGEKKNEHITAAFKKQKTLSSNRTCQEEEVNRTVKESGFASMVAENIKLVYLRKSLVERLLKQPESFDCKVVGSFVRTKTDPTDYQRRTSHQLLQVRGIKKNASEVLLQVSNMPIDLNIAILSDCDFTKEECEDLQQMVENGLLKKPTVVELEQKARSLHEDITKHWIEMELVKLQKCIDRANEKGWRAELFQYLDKIELLKKPSEQERLLNQEPKVIAEMVELRSDSSDSSGD